One genomic segment of Luteimonas galliterrae includes these proteins:
- a CDS encoding serine hydrolase, which produces MNKPRFHHVFALLAAMSLSSHAAKPGDAAINAAFDDAVARYHLPGLAVGVVQDGEIVYSRTSGELAAGTGKKIDNGTLFKIASNSKAMTAAVLARLVDAGKLKWTDPVAKHLPQFRMYDPWVAREMQVRDLLIHNSGMGAGAGDLMLWPEPNEFTRADVIKGLAYLKPVYSFRSRYAYDNTLYIVAGEVAAAAGGAPYEELVRREIFGPLGLSRCQVGEWSRDAVGNVAQPHTRSGGRNIVVNADGETIRAIPMAAAGGIRCSLNDMLKWAQMWLAPDRFGVVDSKPWLSQAQRDAVWTAQMTMPLSKRMRDWDDSHYSAYGYGWRLTDVDGTQKVSHTGTLSGMYSSLTLLPEKKTGFVILINADADEARTVLNQTLVKHFTAPAQKRTVAYYAQRIAEEEHGGSVAAKAPDTSSRKAVAAPAMRDKLGIYRDPWFGEVSICPKDASVHFESKKSPMLAGTVMRVGDRLLVDWDNDRVDTEAWLDFAMGEDRPVLTMAKTDPNGDFSYDYEDLHFERIRDCP; this is translated from the coding sequence ATGAACAAACCGCGTTTTCACCACGTGTTCGCTCTGCTGGCGGCCATGTCGTTGTCATCGCACGCGGCGAAGCCGGGCGATGCCGCCATCAATGCGGCCTTCGACGACGCGGTCGCCCGCTACCATCTGCCAGGGCTGGCCGTCGGCGTCGTGCAGGATGGCGAGATCGTCTATTCCCGCACATCGGGCGAGCTGGCCGCAGGCACAGGCAAGAAGATCGACAACGGCACGCTTTTCAAGATCGCTTCTAACAGCAAGGCCATGACCGCCGCGGTGCTCGCGCGGTTGGTGGATGCCGGCAAGCTCAAGTGGACCGATCCGGTCGCCAAGCATCTGCCGCAATTCCGCATGTACGACCCGTGGGTCGCGCGCGAGATGCAGGTGCGCGACCTGCTGATCCACAACAGCGGCATGGGCGCCGGCGCCGGTGACCTGATGCTGTGGCCGGAGCCGAACGAATTCACCCGCGCGGACGTCATCAAGGGCCTGGCCTATCTCAAGCCGGTCTACAGCTTCCGTTCGCGCTACGCCTACGACAACACGCTGTACATCGTCGCCGGCGAGGTGGCCGCGGCGGCGGGCGGGGCGCCTTACGAGGAACTGGTGCGCCGCGAGATTTTCGGCCCGCTGGGATTGTCGCGCTGCCAGGTCGGCGAATGGAGCCGTGACGCGGTCGGCAACGTCGCCCAGCCGCATACGCGCAGCGGCGGCCGCAACATCGTCGTCAATGCGGACGGCGAAACGATCCGTGCGATCCCGATGGCGGCGGCGGGCGGCATCCGCTGCAGCCTCAACGACATGCTGAAATGGGCGCAGATGTGGCTGGCGCCCGATCGTTTCGGCGTTGTCGACAGCAAGCCCTGGCTGTCGCAGGCCCAGCGCGATGCGGTGTGGACCGCGCAGATGACGATGCCGCTATCCAAGCGCATGCGCGATTGGGACGACAGCCATTACTCGGCTTACGGTTATGGTTGGCGGCTGACCGACGTCGACGGTACGCAAAAGGTGTCGCACACAGGCACGTTGTCCGGCATGTACTCGTCCCTGACCTTGCTGCCGGAAAAGAAAACCGGCTTCGTGATCCTGATCAATGCCGACGCCGACGAAGCCAGAACCGTGCTGAACCAGACGCTGGTGAAGCACTTCACTGCGCCAGCGCAGAAGCGCACCGTCGCGTACTACGCGCAGCGGATCGCCGAGGAAGAGCACGGCGGGAGCGTCGCCGCCAAGGCGCCCGATACTTCATCGCGCAAAGCGGTCGCGGCTCCTGCAATGCGAGACAAGCTCGGCATCTACCGGGATCCGTGGTTCGGCGAGGTTTCGATCTGTCCGAAGGACGCCAGCGTCCATTTCGAATCAAAAAAATCGCCGATGCTGGCCGGAACCGTGATGCGCGTAGGCGACCGACTGCTGGTCGATTGGGATAATGACCGCGTCGATACCGAAGCCTGGCTGGATTTCGCCATGGGCGAGGATCGTCCGGTCCTGACGATGGCCAAGACCGACCCCAACGGCGATTTCAGCTACGACTATGAAGACCTGCATTTCGAACGAATCCGCGATTGCCCCTGA
- a CDS encoding M15 family metallopeptidase, with protein sequence MEVASAPTPAAAGMVDIRSLVPDIALEMRYAGTENFVGRRVDGYDAPKCYLHKSVAEALRQVEQDLRGEGLRLKLFDCYRPRRAVLDFMRWAEDETDQRTKPQYYPEMEKSQLVGEYISPTSGHSRGATLDLTLMRCEADGRCEPLPMGTGFDYFGPVANTESPRITEAQRANRERLRQAMEKHGFENYPKEWWHYTFKPEPTPDTAFDFPVR encoded by the coding sequence GTGGAAGTCGCGTCGGCGCCGACGCCCGCTGCGGCCGGCATGGTCGACATCCGCAGCCTGGTGCCCGACATCGCGCTGGAAATGCGCTACGCCGGCACGGAAAACTTCGTCGGACGCCGCGTCGACGGTTACGATGCGCCGAAGTGCTACTTGCACAAATCCGTGGCCGAGGCCTTGCGGCAGGTCGAACAGGATCTCCGCGGCGAAGGGCTGCGCCTGAAGCTGTTCGATTGCTACCGGCCGCGCCGCGCGGTGCTGGATTTCATGCGCTGGGCCGAAGACGAGACGGACCAGCGCACCAAGCCGCAGTACTACCCGGAAATGGAGAAAAGCCAATTGGTCGGCGAGTATATTTCGCCGACTTCCGGCCACAGCCGCGGCGCGACGCTGGACCTGACCTTGATGCGCTGCGAGGCCGACGGTCGCTGCGAACCGTTGCCGATGGGCACGGGATTCGATTATTTCGGGCCGGTCGCCAATACCGAGTCGCCGCGGATCACCGAGGCACAGCGCGCCAACCGCGAACGGCTGCGCCAGGCGATGGAGAAGCACGGCTTCGAGAATTATCCGAAGGAATGGTGGCACTACACCTTCAAGCCGGAGCCGACGCCGGATACGGCCTTCGATTTTCCGGTGCGCTGA
- the rnd gene encoding ribonuclease D: protein MSLWISDPDTLIRRLDTRPARIGLDTEFIRERTYWPQLALVQIAIEDDVLLVDPLVPGMPQALAPLLDDPAVLKIMHSASEDLVAFQRACGTVPRPLFDTQIAAALSGIAAGMGYQRLVQELLGVTLDKGETRSDWLRRPLSAAQLEYAADDVRHLFALHDRLDTRLRELDRHDWLAEDAARLASGSAADAGERWPHLGMRTAQFLDADAQRHLLRLLRWRERQARDSDRPRSWILDNDLAVALARTPPADAPALQAQLDAHPKAPRKLGAAIWQALATPLPDEPTMPLASAGDRDKHRLKRMQDAVSARSAELGLPDGVLASRRYLEVLLESGVWPDMLSGWRKRQLEPVLSALLASPGEPASEGK, encoded by the coding sequence TTGTCTCTCTGGATTTCCGACCCCGATACCCTGATCCGCCGCCTCGACACGCGCCCGGCGCGCATCGGCCTGGACACCGAATTCATCCGCGAGCGCACCTATTGGCCGCAACTGGCGCTGGTGCAGATCGCCATCGAAGACGATGTACTGCTGGTCGACCCGCTGGTGCCGGGCATGCCGCAGGCGCTCGCGCCGCTGTTGGACGATCCGGCGGTGCTCAAGATCATGCACAGCGCCAGCGAAGACCTGGTGGCCTTCCAGCGCGCCTGCGGCACGGTGCCGCGGCCGCTGTTCGATACGCAGATCGCGGCCGCGCTGTCTGGCATCGCTGCCGGCATGGGCTATCAGCGTCTGGTGCAGGAATTGCTGGGCGTGACGCTCGACAAGGGCGAGACGCGTTCGGATTGGCTGCGACGACCGCTGTCCGCTGCGCAGCTGGAATACGCCGCCGACGATGTCCGCCACTTGTTCGCGTTGCACGACCGGCTGGATACGCGTCTGCGCGAACTCGACCGCCACGACTGGCTGGCCGAAGATGCCGCGCGATTGGCGTCGGGCAGCGCCGCCGATGCCGGCGAACGCTGGCCGCATCTGGGCATGCGCACTGCGCAGTTCCTCGACGCCGACGCGCAACGCCACCTGTTGCGCCTGCTGCGCTGGCGCGAGCGGCAGGCGCGCGACAGCGACCGGCCGCGCAGTTGGATCCTGGACAACGATCTGGCGGTCGCGCTGGCCCGCACGCCACCGGCCGATGCGCCTGCGCTGCAGGCGCAATTGGACGCGCATCCCAAGGCGCCGCGCAAACTCGGCGCCGCGATCTGGCAGGCTCTGGCGACGCCGTTGCCTGACGAACCCACGATGCCGTTGGCCAGCGCCGGCGACCGCGACAAGCACCGGCTCAAGCGCATGCAGGACGCGGTCTCGGCACGCAGTGCCGAACTCGGCCTGCCGGACGGCGTGCTCGCCTCGCGCCGTTATCTGGAGGTGCTGCTGGAAAGCGGCGTGTGGCCGGACATGCTTTCTGGCTGGCGCAAGCGGCAGTTGGAGCCGGTATTGTCGGCATTGCTTGCGTCGCCCGGCGAGCCTGCCTCTGAAGGAAAGTAA